A section of the Roseovarius sp. W115 genome encodes:
- the bchB gene encoding ferredoxin:protochlorophyllide reductase (ATP-dependent) subunit B, whose protein sequence is MKLSVWTYEGPPHVGAMRVATAMKGLHYVLHAPQGDTYADLLFTMIERRNHRPPVTYTTFQARDLGSDTANLFKTACKEAYDRFQPQAMIVGASCTAELIQDDPGGMAELMGLPCPVVPLELPSYQRKENFGADETLFQIVRMLAKPTDRTTHITANLIGPTALGFRHRDDITEITALLEEMGVSVNVCAPFDATPEDITRLGAAHFNVLMYPETGEAACRWMERELGQPYTKIVPIGVGATQDFVKEVAEITGLPPKLDTSRLRLPWYSSSVDSTYLTGKRVFLFGDGTHVAAAARIARDEMGFEVVGMGCYNREMARNIRALAKEFNVEALITEDYLDVEARIEELAPEMILGTQMERHIGKRLGIPCAVISAPVHVQDFPARYSPQMGIEGANVIFDTWVHPLVMGLEEHLLHMFRDDFEFHDDAGASHHGHAAKARVETPEPTEVQTTPTDDNIIWLADAEKELKKIPFFVRGKARRNTEIFAAERGVQEISIDTLYEAKAHYAR, encoded by the coding sequence ATGAAGCTGTCTGTCTGGACATATGAAGGCCCGCCGCATGTCGGCGCGATGCGTGTCGCCACCGCGATGAAGGGCCTGCACTACGTCCTGCACGCGCCGCAAGGCGACACCTATGCCGATCTCTTGTTCACCATGATCGAGCGGCGCAATCACAGACCGCCCGTCACCTACACCACCTTTCAGGCCCGCGACCTGGGGTCGGACACCGCCAACCTGTTCAAAACCGCCTGCAAAGAGGCCTATGATCGGTTTCAGCCACAGGCGATGATTGTCGGCGCGTCCTGCACCGCTGAACTCATTCAGGATGACCCCGGCGGCATGGCCGAACTTATGGGTCTGCCCTGTCCCGTGGTTCCCCTCGAACTGCCCAGTTATCAGCGCAAAGAGAACTTCGGCGCGGACGAGACGCTGTTTCAGATCGTTCGCATGCTCGCCAAACCAACTGACCGCACCACGCACATCACGGCGAACCTCATTGGTCCCACGGCCCTTGGGTTTCGCCATCGCGACGACATCACCGAAATCACCGCCCTGCTCGAAGAGATGGGTGTTTCGGTCAATGTCTGCGCTCCGTTCGATGCTACACCCGAAGACATCACCCGGCTGGGTGCCGCGCATTTCAACGTTCTGATGTACCCTGAAACCGGCGAGGCGGCCTGTCGCTGGATGGAGCGCGAGCTGGGCCAGCCTTACACAAAAATCGTGCCCATCGGTGTTGGAGCCACGCAGGATTTCGTCAAGGAAGTGGCCGAGATCACTGGGCTGCCCCCAAAGCTCGACACCTCCCGTCTCCGCCTGCCTTGGTATTCGTCAAGCGTTGACAGCACCTATCTCACCGGCAAGCGCGTGTTCCTCTTTGGGGACGGCACCCACGTGGCCGCCGCAGCCCGCATTGCCCGTGATGAGATGGGCTTCGAGGTGGTCGGCATGGGTTGCTACAACCGCGAAATGGCACGCAATATCCGTGCCTTGGCCAAAGAGTTTAACGTCGAGGCCTTGATCACCGAGGACTATCTCGACGTTGAGGCCCGCATCGAGGAACTGGCCCCGGAAATGATCTTGGGCACACAGATGGAACGCCATATCGGCAAGCGCCTCGGCATTCCCTGCGCCGTCATCTCGGCCCCTGTCCACGTACAGGACTTCCCGGCCCGCTACAGCCCGCAAATGGGCATCGAAGGGGCCAACGTGATCTTCGACACGTGGGTGCATCCGCTGGTCATGGGTCTGGAAGAGCACCTGCTGCACATGTTCCGCGATGATTTCGAGTTCCACGATGATGCGGGCGCCAGCCACCACGGCCATGCCGCTAAGGCGCGCGTTGAGACGCCCGAGCCGACCGAAGTGCAAACCACACCCACGGACGACAACATCATCTGGCTCGCCGACGCGGAAAAAGAGTTGAAGAAGATCCCCTTCTTCGTCCGCGGCAAAGCCCGCCGCAACACCGAGATTTTTGCCGCCGAACGAGGTGTGCAGGAGATTTCCATCGACACGCTTTACGAGGCCAAGGCCCATTATGCGCGATGA
- a CDS encoding ferredoxin:protochlorophyllide reductase (ATP-dependent) subunit N — protein MNSHAPPPGTRGCLDTPVLKQRGQHEVFCGLTGIIWLHRKMQDAFFLVVGSRTCAHLLQSAAGVMIFAEPRFGTAILEETDLAGLADAQEELEREVARLLERRKDIRQLFLVGSCPSEVIKLDLARAAEKLSAQYAPHVRVLNYSGSGIETTFTEGEDACLAAMIPALPETDERQLLVVGALPDVVEDQMLDLLGKLGIDNVKVLPARRADSTLAVGPNTVFALTQPFLGGSLAALGRRGARHIPAPFPFGEEGTTSWLRAVAMEFGVDLTLFDTVTHAPRARAKKAIAKAAEHLDGKSVFFFPDSQMEIPLARFLTRECGMEAIEVGAPFIHKGVVGPDLELLAEGPTLAEGQDVDLQLERCRAAQPDLTVCGLGLANPLEAEGLTTKWAIELVFTPVHFYEQAGDLAGLFSRPIHRRNALRLEAAE, from the coding sequence ATGAACTCGCATGCGCCCCCTCCTGGCACACGTGGTTGCCTCGACACACCGGTTCTCAAACAGCGTGGACAACATGAGGTGTTCTGTGGGCTGACGGGAATCATCTGGCTGCATCGCAAGATGCAGGATGCGTTTTTCCTGGTTGTTGGGTCCAGAACGTGCGCGCATCTGCTTCAATCTGCGGCCGGTGTGATGATTTTTGCCGAACCGCGCTTTGGCACAGCGATCCTCGAAGAAACCGATCTTGCAGGGCTTGCCGATGCGCAGGAAGAGCTTGAGCGGGAAGTCGCCCGTTTGCTCGAACGGCGCAAGGATATTCGCCAGCTTTTCCTCGTGGGTTCCTGTCCGTCCGAGGTCATCAAGCTGGACCTCGCCCGCGCCGCCGAGAAGCTTTCGGCGCAATATGCCCCGCATGTGCGGGTGCTCAACTATTCCGGCTCTGGTATCGAAACCACCTTCACCGAAGGGGAAGATGCCTGTCTTGCCGCAATGATTCCGGCCCTGCCGGAAACTGATGAACGCCAGCTCCTCGTGGTTGGCGCTCTTCCCGATGTCGTAGAGGATCAAATGCTTGATCTTCTTGGCAAACTTGGGATCGACAATGTCAAAGTGCTGCCAGCGCGACGCGCTGACAGCACCTTGGCGGTCGGTCCGAATACCGTGTTTGCACTAACCCAGCCATTCCTGGGCGGCTCCCTCGCCGCGTTAGGAAGGCGCGGGGCGCGTCACATTCCAGCGCCTTTCCCGTTCGGCGAAGAAGGCACGACTTCGTGGCTTCGCGCCGTGGCAATGGAATTCGGTGTCGACCTCACCCTGTTCGACACTGTAACACACGCGCCCCGCGCACGTGCAAAAAAGGCCATCGCGAAGGCTGCGGAGCATCTCGATGGCAAAAGCGTGTTCTTCTTTCCAGACAGCCAGATGGAAATCCCGCTGGCGCGCTTTCTGACCCGCGAATGCGGGATGGAGGCGATCGAGGTTGGCGCACCCTTTATTCACAAAGGTGTCGTTGGCCCCGACCTGGAGCTTCTGGCCGAAGGCCCGACACTGGCCGAAGGGCAGGATGTCGATCTGCAACTGGAGCGCTGCCGCGCCGCACAACCGGATCTGACTGTGTGCGGTCTTGGCCTCGCCAATCCATTGGAGGCCGAAGGGCTGACCACGAAATGGGCCATCGAACTGGTCTTCACACCGGTGCATTTCTACGAACAGGCCGGTGATCTGGCCGGGCTCTTTTCGCGCCCCATCCACCGCCGCAATGCGTTGCGGTTGGAGGCGGCGGAATGA
- the bchF gene encoding 2-vinyl bacteriochlorophyllide hydratase, whose translation MTPELADGHKRVALYTAEQRARRDETVWTTVQGVLAPAQFLVFIVSLILVLRYLATGLGYEIATGSILIKTGFLYLIMITGAIWEKVVFGQYLFAEPFFWEDVFSFAVIALHTAYVWALLTGTLSPVGLMLLALAAYAAYVVNAGQFLLKLRAARLQSEAMA comes from the coding sequence ATGACGCCAGAATTGGCAGACGGGCACAAGCGTGTTGCACTCTATACGGCTGAGCAACGAGCGCGCCGCGATGAAACGGTTTGGACCACGGTTCAGGGCGTTCTGGCTCCGGCACAGTTTCTGGTCTTTATTGTGTCCCTGATCCTCGTCTTGCGTTACCTCGCGACTGGCTTGGGTTATGAGATCGCAACAGGGTCGATACTCATAAAAACCGGCTTCCTCTACCTGATCATGATCACCGGCGCGATTTGGGAAAAAGTCGTTTTTGGTCAATATCTTTTCGCCGAGCCTTTCTTCTGGGAGGACGTCTTTAGTTTTGCTGTGATCGCCCTTCACACCGCTTATGTCTGGGCGCTTCTCACCGGCACTCTGTCGCCGGTTGGGCTGATGCTCCTCGCGCTCGCAGCCTACGCAGCTTACGTCGTCAATGCCGGTCAGTTCCTGCTCAAACTGCGCGCTGCTCGGCTTCAATCCGAGGCCATGGCATGA
- a CDS encoding cobalamin B12-binding domain-containing protein produces the protein MDDQSTHKDRGLSEAQRPAIRFLVESALRTVMTNTANREPKTRDEWIGRLCEALMSEAESSYHSVLAALISTGVTQEDVFQSYVPAAARHLGELWVSDRASFVDVTVAASRLQSLFRQQEGRIATRWTDRSVPLGQSVLVAIPEFEQHALGAFVAADNLRRHGLWVHMAIGLKNEEVTELINSQRFAMIGISIATPNSVEQTTDLVDYIRTNTSHTPPIVIGGRMVEENEKLVLRTGADHAVRTAREAIEKCGLASVAEALPFSGIS, from the coding sequence GTGGACGACCAGTCAACACACAAAGACCGAGGTCTGTCAGAGGCGCAACGGCCTGCGATCCGGTTTCTTGTTGAATCTGCGTTGCGCACCGTGATGACCAATACGGCCAATCGCGAACCGAAAACACGTGATGAATGGATAGGGCGGCTTTGCGAAGCTCTGATGTCAGAGGCGGAGTCCAGTTATCATTCTGTCTTGGCGGCGTTGATCTCGACCGGTGTCACGCAGGAAGATGTTTTTCAGTCCTATGTGCCCGCTGCGGCCCGTCACCTCGGCGAGCTTTGGGTCAGTGACCGCGCCAGTTTTGTGGATGTCACTGTAGCGGCGTCGCGATTGCAGAGCCTGTTCCGTCAACAAGAAGGGCGCATTGCCACGCGGTGGACGGATCGCAGCGTGCCTTTGGGGCAGTCGGTTCTGGTTGCTATTCCCGAATTTGAACAACATGCGCTGGGCGCATTCGTGGCGGCGGACAATCTGCGCCGACATGGGCTTTGGGTGCACATGGCGATTGGTCTGAAGAACGAAGAGGTGACAGAACTTATCAATTCTCAACGTTTTGCCATGATCGGCATTTCGATTGCCACGCCAAATTCGGTTGAACAGACGACGGATTTGGTGGATTACATACGAACGAATACGAGCCATACGCCACCGATTGTTATTGGCGGTCGTATGGTGGAGGAGAACGAAAAGCTTGTCCTGCGCACTGGGGCTGATCATGCGGTTCGCACCGCACGAGAAGCGATAGAGAAGTGTGGACTTGCGAGTGTGGCCGAAGCGTTGCCTTTCAGCGGGATAAGCTGA
- the ppsR gene encoding transcriptional regulator PpsR, which translates to MTRERRKSERLRAGALPDPSSVQGIVELAADLAVYLSPNGEVEGISVNPDCPSLGCLDHWVGRDFKSFLTIESVAKLDERVAEMRADASMTPRWIEINHVDNATWEFPIRYSIHRTYSSDHLLLLGRDMQPIAEVQQRLVSEQLARERDQQRLRSEQTFYNVALEASDTGLIMVEPESGKIRDLNSAAALLLGTKASTLSGSSLAQAFEGRKREELLDELQDAARADEAKGVELMARRNGHSLLLYPDFFRAAGQLFMLCRLLPVDANMSTSAEVAQSTALLFASTSDAIVLTDAKGMVREANESFLVMADAAQMRDIRGTSFADYLARGSVDLKIILEAALKKGRLSNYATKITSVAGTRTSVDISASRLEHQGGDFGFGFVIRSVAPSEMGDGDATAGAVSEDAMKNVMDLVGTASLKELVSATSDVVEKLCIETAVQLTGNNRVAAAEMLGLSRQSLYVKLRKHGIMKSDSDDIS; encoded by the coding sequence GTGACTCGGGAGAGACGCAAATCCGAACGGCTGCGTGCTGGCGCATTGCCAGACCCGTCCAGTGTTCAGGGTATCGTTGAGCTGGCCGCTGATTTGGCGGTTTATCTTTCGCCCAATGGAGAGGTTGAAGGGATTTCCGTCAACCCGGATTGTCCGTCTCTGGGGTGTCTCGATCATTGGGTCGGACGTGATTTCAAATCTTTCCTGACCATCGAAAGCGTTGCCAAGCTGGATGAGCGCGTCGCAGAGATGCGCGCGGATGCCAGCATGACACCACGCTGGATCGAAATTAATCACGTGGACAATGCCACGTGGGAATTCCCGATCCGCTATTCCATACATCGCACCTATAGCAGCGACCACCTGTTGCTGCTGGGGCGCGACATGCAGCCCATCGCCGAGGTACAGCAGCGTCTTGTCTCGGAGCAACTGGCGCGTGAACGGGATCAGCAGCGGCTGCGCAGTGAGCAGACCTTTTACAACGTGGCGCTGGAGGCGTCGGATACCGGGCTGATCATGGTTGAGCCGGAATCTGGGAAGATCCGCGATTTGAACTCTGCCGCCGCTTTGCTCTTGGGCACAAAGGCTTCTACCCTGTCCGGATCTTCGCTCGCGCAAGCCTTTGAGGGGCGCAAGCGCGAAGAGCTTTTGGATGAGCTTCAGGATGCCGCGCGTGCAGATGAGGCCAAGGGTGTTGAGCTTATGGCTCGGCGCAACGGGCATTCGCTTCTCCTCTATCCCGATTTCTTTAGAGCCGCGGGACAGCTTTTCATGCTCTGCCGCCTTTTGCCGGTTGATGCCAATATGAGCACCAGTGCCGAGGTGGCGCAGTCCACGGCTCTTTTGTTTGCGTCAACCAGTGACGCGATTGTTTTGACCGATGCCAAGGGCATGGTGCGCGAAGCCAATGAATCCTTTCTTGTTATGGCTGACGCCGCACAGATGCGGGATATACGCGGCACATCCTTCGCGGATTATCTGGCGCGGGGGTCGGTGGACCTGAAGATCATATTGGAAGCGGCGCTCAAGAAGGGGCGGCTGAGCAATTACGCCACCAAGATCACCAGTGTCGCCGGGACGCGGACAAGCGTCGATATTTCCGCCTCGCGTTTGGAGCATCAGGGCGGTGATTTCGGATTTGGCTTTGTCATTCGAAGCGTTGCGCCCAGTGAGATGGGTGACGGGGATGCGACTGCCGGTGCGGTGAGTGAGGACGCCATGAAGAATGTCATGGACCTTGTCGGAACGGCCTCCTTGAAGGAACTTGTCTCTGCCACTTCCGATGTTGTGGAAAAGCTGTGTATTGAGACAGCGGTGCAGTTGACGGGCAATAATCGTGTCGCGGCGGCTGAAATGCTGGGTCTGTCACGGCAGAGCCTTTACGTGAAGCTGCGCAAGCATGGCATCATGAAAAGCGACAGTGACGATATATCCTGA
- the chlG gene encoding chlorophyll synthase ChlG yields MGVSLNLHAGRRLPQPRAMLTLIKPITWFPPIWAYLCGVVSSGTPVLSAPWLVLIGMVLAGPVVCGMSQAANDWCDRHVDAINEPYRPIPSGAIPGRWGLWIALVMSALALALGYTLGPWGFGATIFGVLAAWAYSAEPVRLKRSGIWGPGLVGLCYEGLPWFTGAAVLSAGAPSWQIVVIALLYAVGAHGIMTLNDFKALEGDRQTGVNSLPVTLGPERAARVACWVMALPQIGVIALLFAWGQVWHALAIVAVLVAQILAMRVMLSDPKGKAPWYNGTGVTLYVSGMMIAAFAIRGLV; encoded by the coding sequence ATGGGTGTCTCATTAAACCTACATGCCGGGCGTCGATTGCCACAGCCGCGTGCGATGCTGACGTTGATCAAGCCGATCACGTGGTTTCCGCCGATCTGGGCCTATCTTTGTGGTGTCGTCTCGTCCGGCACGCCGGTTTTGTCGGCGCCGTGGCTTGTGCTTATTGGCATGGTGTTGGCCGGGCCGGTGGTTTGCGGGATGAGCCAGGCGGCCAATGATTGGTGCGACCGGCATGTGGATGCCATCAACGAACCTTACCGGCCGATCCCGTCCGGGGCCATTCCGGGGCGCTGGGGGCTATGGATTGCCCTTGTGATGAGCGCACTTGCGCTGGCGTTGGGCTACACGCTGGGGCCATGGGGTTTTGGCGCAACGATCTTTGGCGTGCTGGCCGCCTGGGCCTATTCGGCAGAGCCGGTGCGTCTCAAGCGCTCGGGCATCTGGGGGCCGGGGCTGGTTGGTCTATGCTATGAGGGTTTACCTTGGTTCACAGGTGCCGCTGTTTTGTCAGCAGGTGCGCCGTCCTGGCAGATTGTCGTCATTGCCTTGCTCTATGCTGTTGGCGCGCACGGCATTATGACCCTCAATGATTTCAAGGCTTTGGAGGGTGACCGTCAAACTGGCGTTAACTCTTTGCCCGTCACGTTGGGGCCAGAGCGCGCGGCGCGCGTGGCCTGCTGGGTTATGGCGCTGCCACAGATCGGGGTTATCGCGCTTCTCTTTGCGTGGGGGCAGGTCTGGCATGCACTTGCTATCGTGGCTGTCCTTGTCGCGCAAATCCTGGCTATGCGCGTGATGCTGAGCGACCCCAAGGGCAAGGCGCCGTGGTATAACGGCACGGGCGTCACGCTTTATGTCAGCGGCATGATGATTGCCGCCTTCGCCATTCGGGGGCTGGTGTGA
- a CDS encoding BCD family MFS transporter, giving the protein MLGWGGILRLCLANAAIGGLSALPVNLFNRLMTVELALPALLPGFLVALHYAVQLSRPVWGHRSDAKGGRTPFILGGVAVVGLGLVMTGWAIAYAPSTTVAISIWILAYALIGFGIGAAGTSFLALLATAVSDERKGAAATLAWLMLIAGAIAASVGSGIALKPYSPDRLMMVVPCVAIACFALSFIATWRTESRLGAVPAPSEPALGPAIRATLADPAARAFTGFVFLSILAFYLSELVLEPFAGHIHGLTPDASTKLSGGKDGASLLGMIAAGGLSTFGFGSLRFWAVAGCVISAVGLVGLGIGAALVPFTVILGLGNGLFVVGAIGSMMRLAAAQKGATGTRMGVFGASQAVAAGLAGLIATGTLDLARLTMSDATAYGVVFGLEALLFLAAAFVATRILHRPVAPQLQPGE; this is encoded by the coding sequence ATGCTGGGCTGGGGCGGAATCCTGCGCTTGTGTCTGGCCAATGCCGCGATTGGTGGGCTTTCGGCCTTACCCGTGAACCTCTTTAACCGGCTGATGACGGTTGAATTGGCGCTTCCTGCGCTGCTTCCCGGCTTTCTGGTGGCTTTGCATTACGCCGTGCAACTCTCGCGCCCCGTCTGGGGGCATCGCTCTGATGCCAAGGGCGGGCGTACACCGTTCATTCTTGGCGGCGTGGCTGTTGTTGGCCTTGGGCTGGTTATGACCGGGTGGGCTATTGCCTACGCGCCGAGCACGACCGTAGCCATCAGCATCTGGATCCTTGCCTATGCTCTCATTGGCTTTGGTATCGGGGCGGCGGGCACATCTTTCCTGGCACTTTTGGCCACAGCGGTTTCAGATGAGCGCAAGGGCGCGGCGGCCACGCTGGCGTGGCTGATGCTGATTGCCGGGGCTATTGCGGCCTCGGTCGGGTCGGGCATCGCGCTCAAACCTTATTCTCCAGACCGCCTGATGATGGTGGTGCCCTGCGTGGCCATCGCCTGTTTCGCGCTGTCTTTCATCGCCACATGGCGCACCGAAAGCCGCCTTGGCGCGGTGCCTGCGCCGTCCGAACCGGCCCTTGGTCCGGCCATTCGCGCAACATTGGCGGATCCAGCGGCAAGGGCCTTCACCGGGTTCGTGTTCCTGTCGATCCTGGCATTCTACCTCAGTGAATTGGTGCTGGAGCCCTTTGCCGGTCACATTCACGGTCTGACACCAGACGCCTCGACAAAACTGTCCGGCGGCAAAGACGGCGCATCGCTCTTGGGGATGATCGCGGCGGGAGGCCTGTCGACCTTTGGCTTTGGAAGCCTGCGGTTCTGGGCCGTTGCTGGGTGTGTGATCTCGGCCGTGGGTCTTGTCGGACTTGGCATTGGTGCGGCCCTGGTGCCGTTTACGGTCATTCTGGGACTTGGCAACGGGCTTTTCGTGGTCGGGGCTATTGGCTCAATGATGCGTCTGGCCGCAGCGCAAAAAGGCGCCACCGGCACACGCATGGGCGTCTTTGGCGCGTCTCAGGCCGTCGCGGCGGGGCTGGCTGGCCTGATTGCCACAGGCACACTCGATTTAGCGCGTCTCACCATGTCGGATGCCACTGCCTATGGCGTGGTTTTCGGGCTTGAGGCGCTTTTGTTCTTAGCTGCTGCATTTGTGGCGACACGGATTCTTCATCGACCGGTCGCGCCGCAGCTTCAACCGGGAGAATGA
- the idi gene encoding isopentenyl-diphosphate delta-isomerase — protein sequence MKIMIPTWVGGDLVAVEKLEAHQKGLRHKAVSVFVMHGTEVLIQRRAMCKYHTPGLWANTCCTHPKWGEEPEDCAHRRLDEELGITGLKLEPRDRLEYRADVGGGLIEHEVVDIFTAQVPERISVLPNPLEVMDVDWVDLDVLAGLARKDPGKYTPWLRIYLSEHANQIFA from the coding sequence ATGAAGATCATGATACCGACATGGGTGGGCGGCGACCTGGTTGCCGTCGAAAAGCTTGAGGCGCATCAAAAGGGGCTGCGCCACAAGGCTGTGTCTGTCTTTGTGATGCATGGCACAGAAGTGCTGATCCAGCGCCGGGCAATGTGCAAGTATCACACGCCAGGGCTTTGGGCGAACACCTGTTGTACGCATCCCAAATGGGGTGAGGAACCAGAGGATTGTGCGCATCGTCGCCTGGACGAAGAGTTGGGGATCACCGGCTTAAAGCTCGAACCGCGAGATCGGTTGGAATATCGCGCTGATGTAGGCGGCGGTCTCATTGAGCATGAGGTCGTGGACATCTTTACCGCACAGGTCCCAGAGCGGATCTCGGTGCTTCCGAATCCTCTGGAAGTGATGGATGTGGATTGGGTGGATCTTGACGTGCTCGCAGGTTTGGCAAGAAAGGACCCGGGGAAATACACCCCCTGGTTGAGGATCTACCTTTCCGAGCATGCAAATCAAATTTTTGCATAG
- the bchJ gene encoding bacteriochlorophyll 4-vinyl reductase gives MDDLVQPRIGSDAVLQTLDALGEVGGELLAHKVLEAAGLRHVLDQKLQEMVPQNLFLALVRAIEDTLPRSQVDLVAVSSGRKNGSVLLEQYIPDMAQKLLHTLPPHVAGPLLLQALEKHSWTFAGSAKVHYEAGPPLQLVIENNPMAVWGCLWQCALLETVFRGLISADARVWHMACCADHRPSCVYMIEI, from the coding sequence ATGGATGACTTGGTACAGCCCAGGATTGGGTCTGATGCGGTGCTTCAGACTCTGGATGCCTTGGGCGAAGTTGGTGGCGAACTTCTGGCGCACAAGGTTCTGGAGGCCGCAGGGCTTCGGCATGTGCTTGATCAAAAACTTCAGGAGATGGTTCCGCAAAATCTCTTTTTAGCGCTTGTTCGGGCGATTGAGGATACGCTCCCGAGGTCGCAGGTCGATTTGGTTGCGGTGAGTTCAGGGCGGAAAAACGGGAGTGTTTTGCTTGAACAATACATCCCTGATATGGCACAAAAGCTGCTGCACACCTTGCCGCCTCACGTTGCAGGGCCTTTGTTGCTTCAGGCACTGGAAAAGCATTCGTGGACATTTGCCGGATCTGCCAAAGTTCATTATGAGGCGGGGCCGCCGCTCCAGTTAGTGATCGAGAACAACCCGATGGCTGTCTGGGGGTGCCTGTGGCAATGCGCATTGCTTGAAACAGTGTTCCGTGGCCTCATTTCGGCGGATGCGCGGGTCTGGCACATGGCGTGCTGCGCGGACCACAGGCCGTCCTGCGTCTACATGATCGAGATCTAA
- a CDS encoding LysR family transcriptional regulator, with product MLSLKDLHYLTALARQKHFARAAEECGVSQPAFSMRISKLEEHLKTKIVRRGNRFEGLTPDGESIVRHALQILEDVERLEREFSAEPGDVTGVLRLGVVPTASAYAAKLTKALREANPGITVKIKSTSSMSILLGIEEGLFDAGITYTEAVDKASLEMQPVHEEEYVLLAPSGMVDPDQGDITWKEASQLPMCLLEPGMQNRRILDEVFHQVGVQPTVVAELSGLTAGVVMAISGAAATIVPRGVVESIGTLEAVEVHPLTEPVVRKSLSLVTPKRGPGLRTLQALRDAVQ from the coding sequence TTGCTCAGTCTTAAAGATTTGCACTATTTAACAGCTTTGGCGCGGCAAAAGCACTTTGCCCGTGCGGCTGAGGAATGCGGTGTATCACAACCGGCTTTTTCCATGCGGATCAGCAAGTTGGAAGAGCATCTTAAGACCAAGATTGTGCGTCGGGGCAATCGGTTCGAGGGGCTGACACCCGACGGCGAGTCGATTGTGCGCCACGCGCTGCAAATCCTTGAGGATGTGGAACGGCTTGAGCGGGAATTCAGTGCGGAGCCTGGCGACGTGACTGGTGTTTTGCGGCTTGGTGTTGTGCCGACCGCATCAGCCTATGCCGCGAAGCTAACGAAAGCCTTGCGAGAGGCCAACCCTGGCATCACCGTCAAAATCAAATCGACCTCGTCCATGTCGATCCTGCTGGGGATCGAGGAGGGGCTTTTTGATGCAGGCATCACCTACACCGAAGCGGTCGACAAAGCGTCGCTGGAGATGCAGCCGGTGCATGAAGAAGAATATGTGCTTCTGGCACCTTCGGGCATGGTGGATCCGGATCAGGGCGATATCACCTGGAAAGAGGCCAGCCAATTGCCCATGTGTCTGCTGGAGCCGGGTATGCAAAACCGGCGTATTCTGGACGAAGTCTTCCATCAGGTCGGTGTGCAACCCACCGTGGTCGCGGAGTTGTCGGGACTCACAGCCGGTGTTGTGATGGCGATCTCCGGCGCGGCGGCGACAATTGTGCCGCGTGGCGTGGTGGAGAGCATTGGCACGTTGGAGGCGGTGGAGGTGCATCCACTGACCGAGCCGGTGGTGCGCAAGTCCCTGAGCCTGGTGACGCCCAAGCGCGGACCGGGGCTTCGGACGCTGCAAGCTCTACGGGATGCTGTGCAATAA